TAGCGCCACTTTCACATGTTAGCAGTTTTCTGTGCATGTTACTTTTATATTGTCGGGTCCTGATTAAAAAATAGATTATTATGCCAAGAATTGAACACACCGATTTTTATTCTCACATCCTCGGGATTAAACTTAATGTGGAAGTTACCGGACACTACGGCTACCCTATTATTATGTTTCCGACCTCGCAGGGACAGTACAGGCAAAACCACGATTTCAAGCTAAATGACAGTATCAGTTCGTTGGTGGAAGAAGGCAAAGTAAAACTCTATAACCTGGAAACGATCGATGTGTACAGCTTTTATGATAAGAAAATACATCCCTCCGAAAGGATACGGAATTATGAAAAGTACATGCAATTTCTCGCCCAGGAATTTGTTCCGTATCTGCAGAAGATGCATTCTGAACACCGTGTAGCGGTAGCGGGCGCCAGTTTTGGTGGATATCATGCAGCTAATTTTGCGTTCAGGTTTCCCGATCTGGTTTCACATCTGTTCTGTCTGTCGGGTGCCTTTTCTATCCGTAACTTTATGGACGGTTACGATCATGAACTCGTATATTTTAACTGCCCCCGAGAATTTGTATTGAACGATGAAGCCTGGAAATATAGGCATATGCATATTGTTTTAAGCACTTCTGACGAGGATATCTGTCTTGATCAGACAAAAGAGATGTCCGGCATACTTCACTCCAAAGGTATCGATCACTGGTATGACGAACAGAAATGGATCAGCCACGACTGGCCGCTGTGGCGCATGGTTTTCCCAAAGTTTGTCGGAAGGTTTTTTGCAAAAGCAGATTAGAAGGTAAAGAGACATCATACGAAACGTACAGGACAGCTGAGAAAGCAACAATCAAAACACATTTGAATATTAAACTAAAACAACAGCTATGGCAAAGAAAGTAGGAATATTATTTGGGATGGAAGACACCTTTCCGTGGGCTTTCATCGATAAAGTGAACGAACTCGGTAAAGGCAAGGTGATTGCTGAGCCTGTAATGATCGATAAACTGGAACAGGGCGCAGATTATGGATATGCCGTTATAATTGACCGGATTTCGCAAGACGTTCCGTTTTACAGGGCGTATCTTAAAAATGCAGCATTGAACGGCACTTACGTTGTAAATAACCCATTCTGGTGGAGTGCTGACGAAAAGTTTTTTAACAATGCACTGATGTCTAAATTAGGCATTCCGCTGCCCAAAACGGTATTGCTGCCTTCTAACGACAGACCAGCCAATACGACGGAGACTTCATTCCGTAATCTCAAATTTCCGCTGGACTGGGGATATATTTTCGATTATATCGGATTTCCGGCTTATATGAAACCGCATGACGGCGGTGGCTGGAAAAGTGTTTACCGTGTAGAAAATCCCGAAGACATGTGGCACAAACTCGGCGAAACTGAGGAACTTGTGATGATGTTGCAGGAAGAAATTGTTTTCGACGATTACTACCGCGTATACTGTCTCGGCAAAAAATATGTGCACATCATGCCTTATGAACCGCGCAATGAGCATCATTTAAGATATGCAACTACGCACCAGACCGAAGGCAAAGAACTCGAAAAACTGCTGAAAATAATTCACGATTATACCATCAAAATGAATGAAGCATTGGGATACGATTTTAACACCGTAGAATTTGCCGTAAGAGATGGCATCCCTATCGCGATTGACTTCTGTAATCCGGCTCCGGACGCGGATCTGAAGTCGGTGGGAGAAGAAAATTTCGCGTGGATCGTAGAACATGCTGCGAAGTTCGCGATTGAAAAAGCTAACGAATATAAACCCGGGAAAACCAACATTTCGTGGGGAACTTTTGTAAAAAACGGACTTAAATAAGCATTTGCAATAACTCCGAAAAAAAAACACAAATAAGATGCATCAGTTTACCATTGGCGTCGAGGAAGAATATCAGATCATTGACGTGGAAAGCCGCGATCTGGTCTCGCACGTTTCAAAAATAATAGAAGGCGGAAAGGCCACGCTTCACGAAAATCTGAAGCACGAAATGCACGAATCTGTCATTGAGATGGAAACCGGCATCTGCCAGAATATCGAAGGCGTAAAAGTGGAACTTAATGATCTGCGCAGGCGTCTCATTCAGGTAGCTCACGACAACAACCTTCGTGTGTCGGGCGGCGGCACGCATCCGTTTTCGCGCTGGCAGGATAACCACATCACCAAAGACGACCGTTATGATAAAATCGTGAATGATCTCGGCGATGTTGCGCGTTCAAACTTAATTTTCGGGCTTCATGTGCACGTTGGCATTCCGGACCGTGAAGAAGGCGTGCGGATTCAGAACGCGATGCGCTATTTTTTGCCCCACGTCTATGCACTTTCGACAAACTCGCCCTTTTGGATGGGCCGCAATACGGGTTTTAAATCTTACCGACAGGAAGTTTTTGCGAAATTTCCACGCACCGGAATCCCAAGTTATTTCAGCTCCGCAGCCGAGTTTGATGCATATATCAACCTGATGATCAAGACCGGAACCATTGACAATGCCAAAAAAATCTGGTGGGATCTGCGCGTTCATCCGTTCTACCCTACCATTGAGTTCCGCATCTGCGATATGCCTTTGCGGGTAGAAGAAACCGTGTGTCTGGCCGCAATCATGCAGTGTCTCGTGGCCAAAATTTATAAACTTCATCAACAGAACATTAGTTTCCGAAGCTACCGGCGTCTCATGATCACCGAAAATAAGTGGCGCGCCTCCAAGGAAGGAATCCATGCACATCTGATTGATTTCGGAAAAGAGACCAGTGTACCCTACTGCGATTTGCTTAAAGAACTTCTGGAGTTTATTGATGACGTTGTAGACGGTCTTGGCTGCCGGAACGAAGTGGAATACGCCTACGAAATAATGAAAAACGGCACGGGCGCAGACAGGCAACTTAAAGTGTTTGAAGAGACCGGCGACTTTAAAAAAGTGGTAGATTATATGATCTCAGAAACCGAATACGGAATTACCTGCGTCTAACTCTGCACGCAATACCGCGTTTTTCCTCAACGTTAATATTTCGTATTTTTGCACCGTAATTCAATAGTAATGAAAGAGATAAAAATTGCCCTGCTGAATATGAACAACAATCATCCGAACCAGGGCATGCGAAATATAACAGAAATTTCAGAGGCTTTTAAGGAACATTCGGCGGACCGTGTTTCAATTGATGTATTCGATGTGAGGTACAAAGATGAGATGCCCGATACAGCAGATTTTGATATTTTTATCTCATCCGGCGGCCCCGGAAATCCTCATCGTGAAGGCCATGCCTGGGAGCAGCGATATGCAGATTTTCTGGATGAAATTTGGGCAAATAATATGAAATCTGATCGTAAAAAATACCTTTTTCTGGTTTGCCATTCTTTTCAGCTGGCGTGTATTCACTGGAAGTTGGGCAATGTCTGCGAACGAAAATCTTATTCGTTTGGCGTAATGCCCATTCATAAAACTTATCAGGGCGAAGACGATTTTCTGTTGAAAAACCTTCCCGAACCGTTCTATGCAGTAGATTCCAGAGCATATCAGTTTATTGAACCGAATCATGCCGTATTTGAGGAAATGGGGATGAAAATTATGGGCCTCGAGAAAATGCGTCCTCATATCCATTTGGAACGTGCGGTGATGGCAATCAGGTTTTCAAACGAAATTTTTGGTACTCAGTTTCATCCTGAAGCCAATCCGAAAGGAATGCTCGAAAATCTTAAAGACCCAAAAAACCGCGACGCAATGATAGAGAATTATGGAATGGAAAAATACCTCGAAACCGTTGACCGGATGGATGATCCCGATAAAATCGTGTTCACGCAATCGCAGATTCTGCCCCGTTTCCTGCGTCACGCTTCAGAACAGATCGTAAAGGAATTTCAGATGGCGTAAAGTCTTAAAAAAACGTGTTATGATACCAAAATACAGAGCAAGGTTTAATGCCGAATTTTCGCCTGAAAAATACGCTGAACTTTTTGCAGATCTTAAACAAAAAAGCGGAACAGATGCCGCTTTTCGCGTTGCAGAAAGCCCGGTTTTTCTCACCATGGATTTTAAAGCAAAACTGCAGGAGGCCTGCGACAGTATCATCACGCAAATTAAAGAAATGCCCGCCGAAGAGCTCCGGAAAGCAATCCCGCAAAGCGAAATGGTGCCCAACGACACGCTGCAGCCGCATTTTTTTACAATAGATTTTGGCATCTGCACAAACGCAGACGGTGAAGTTGTTCCTCAGTTAATTGAGCTGCAGGCCTTCCCTACACTGTATTCATTTCAGAAAGAACTTCAGAACAGTTTCATTAAAATCTATCCTTTTCTGGAAGAACTGAAACCTAAGATTTCTGACGAAGCCTATTACGCAGACCTTAAAGAACTGATTGTTGGTGACGAAAATCCCGAAAATGTAATCATCCTCGAAATTTATCCTGAAAAGCAAAAAACGCTGATTGATTTTCTGCTGACCGGGAAAAAACTCGGCATCAAAACCGTTTGCCTTACCAAAGTGAATAAATCAGGCCGGAAACTTTATTACGATAACAATGGCAGACAAACTGAGATCAAACGGATTTACAACCGCGTAATCTTCGATGAGCTCAGCAGAATACCGGATTTAAAGCTTGCATTCGATTTTCGTGATGAACTCGATGTAAAATGGGTTACGCATCCGAACTGGTTTTTTAAAATCTCGAAATTTCTCTTGCCTAAACTGAATCACCAATACGTGCCCACAAGCTATTTTCTGAATGAATTTCCCGACAAAGCTAACCTCGAGGAGTTTGTGCTGAAGCCGCTGTTTTCGTTTGCAGGGAGCGGTGTCAACCTGAATCCCACGGCTGAAGATCTGCGTAGGATTGATGACCCCGAAAATTATATTCTTCAGAAAAAAGTAAGTTATGCGCCCTTATTTGAGGATACAGAAGGTAACTTTTCGAAAGCTGAAATCCGGCTGCTCTACATCTGGAAAGAAAATGAAGAACGGCCAATTCTGATGGAACATCTCGTACGCCTTACGAAGGCTGCAATGGTGAATGTGGATTTCAATAAGAAAGACGCGATTTGGATTGGCGGCAGTACGGCGTATTTTGCCGAAGGCTCTTAATAATTCCCCAAGTTTGTCTTTTAAATTAAAAAATCTAAAGATGGAAACAAGTTTTAAACCCACAGGTTATACCTCACTTTCTCCTTATCTGATCGTGGAGAATGCACAAAAGTTAACGGAACTTCTTAAAAAGGTTTTTAATGCGACTGAATTACGCACTTTTATACGCGGGGATGGCAGCGTGCAGCATTCTGAATTGCAACTTGACGACAGTGTGATTATGATCAGCGACAGCCTGGACGAGTATCCGCCGATTACCGCGATGCTGCACTATTACGTTCAGGATGTATTTAAAACCTTTGAACTCGCAATTAAAAACGGGTGTGAAGTAATCGAACAACCAAAAAAAGGCGATGATGGTGATACCAGAGGTCTTCCGTGATTTCGCCGGAAATCAGTGGTATACAAGCACGCAGACCGCTGAATAA
This window of the Flavobacteriaceae bacterium 3519-10 genome carries:
- a CDS encoding putative esterase, which codes for MPRIEHTDFYSHILGIKLNVEVTGHYGYPIIMFPTSQGQYRQNHDFKLNDSISSLVEEGKVKLYNLETIDVYSFYDKKIHPSERIRNYEKYMQFLAQEFVPYLQKMHSEHRVAVAGASFGGYHAANFAFRFPDLVSHLFCLSGAFSIRNFMDGYDHELVYFNCPREFVLNDEAWKYRHMHIVLSTSDEDICLDQTKEMSGILHSKGIDHWYDEQKWISHDWPLWRMVFPKFVGRFFAKAD
- a CDS encoding Glyoxalase family protein, which gives rise to MAAVRRILPKALNNSPSLSFKLKNLKMETSFKPTGYTSLSPYLIVENAQKLTELLKKVFNATELRTFIRGDGSVQHSELQLDDSVIMISDSLDEYPPITAMLHYYVQDVFKTFELAIKNGCEVIEQPKKGDDGDTRGLP
- a CDS encoding Glutathione synthase/Ribosomal protein S6 modification enzyme (glutaminyl transferase)-like protein, with the translated sequence MAKKVGILFGMEDTFPWAFIDKVNELGKGKVIAEPVMIDKLEQGADYGYAVIIDRISQDVPFYRAYLKNAALNGTYVVNNPFWWSADEKFFNNALMSKLGIPLPKTVLLPSNDRPANTTETSFRNLKFPLDWGYIFDYIGFPAYMKPHDGGGWKSVYRVENPEDMWHKLGETEELVMMLQEEIVFDDYYRVYCLGKKYVHIMPYEPRNEHHLRYATTHQTEGKELEKLLKIIHDYTIKMNEALGYDFNTVEFAVRDGIPIAIDFCNPAPDADLKSVGEENFAWIVEHAAKFAIEKANEYKPGKTNISWGTFVKNGLK